aGCAATGTGACAGGGAAGAGAGAGGAGACGGGTGGATAGATCATGTAGTGGCCAGCCAATCGGAAGACAAAGGAGCCCAAATTACGATATCTCCTATCTCCTGCTTCCTTCCCTGCCACATCCACCGGGTGCCCACGCGATCGTCCAGGTCCCACTGCTCGCCGCCCCAGATCTTCCAATTTATCTCCGCCTCTCGCTTATCCACCACAGGAGAAGGCTCTATCGATACAGTGGACACGGAGGCAGCTACTGCGAACAGACGTTTCCCTTTTCCTTCTCCACCTTGTTGGAATCCACATTCATCAATTGTTTCATGAGAGACAATGGCAGCTGCAAGGGGCCTCGCCATAGCCTTTCCAGGAACCGCAGCCACAAAGGCGGAGACTTTCCATGGAAACAGGATACCCAATTCCACTTCTTCGCCTGTCGCTGCTGGAACCTCATTGCTTAGGTTTAAGGTCGGTCGGAAAGGCTCTGTGCGCCGCCCTAGTCCGCGTTGCGAGGCTCTGGTGGATCACGAAGAGAAGGCAGCGGCCAGTATCTCTGCCCTTGAGCAGTTGAAATTATCTACCGACCGTAAGTTTTAGGGCAAAAAAGAGCAACTTTTTTATTGGAAAATGATTTTCTGAGATCTCAATAACCAAGTCCTGATCTTGCAAAAATTACTCTCACCGCAGATTTTCTTTACATTTGTGTTTGTCTCTATCTatctattttttgaaaataatactggTGACCGCCTTTATTTGTTTAACTTCCTACCTTTGATTGAGAAGTAAATATGATTAGCTTGCTGATGAATAATAATTATTGTGCAGCAAATCAAGACAATGTCTCTTATTTAAACTATTATTCTTAATGAAGACATGATGTGAAATGCATCTCATTCAACTTTCATTAATTCCTTCACTGTCTCAAGGAGTTATAAAGCTTAAGCTGTGGAGAGAAGACATAAATTATATATGTATTAGCCCACATGATTGCCAATCAATCTCTAGTTATTGGGCTTTGGTGTCAAACAAAAAAGTAAAGCACAAAGGGAGCAAAAGAAATAACAAAATAATACAGAAGTATATGATCTTACAGATAGCAACacatgacgcattagatgtgcaTTTATGAGTTTTCTCAGACCAGATTAGTGTGAGATAGAGCAAGTTGTTAGATTAAATTTCATAAGTAGACATTCTTAGATGGTCACACAAGCTTTCAGCCATTAGTTATCCAGCTTTGTATTGGCAATTTGAAGTTTTTCTTTTCCAGGAAACATTATAACGGCAGGATAGTGACCACGTTTCACCAATATAATTATCCAAACTAGTTGTGATGACTGTGATGATTATACATCATTTTGCCCTACTTCGAGTCTATTACAACATATAGATAAAGAAGctgaaaataaataaatgtttatgcgTGTGATGAGTAATTAAGATTTTAGTTTCATGTTTGCTTGACCTTCTAAAACCAGACTATCATCATCTGCACGAAGTGGTAAATTTTGCTGGATTACCATGTTTTGTTGTGGCTCTTTTCAGGTTATATGAAGGAAAGAAGCAGCATAGCTGTTATTGGTCTAAGCGTTCATACTGCTCCTGTGGAGATGCGAGAAAAGCTTGCCATTCCAGAGGCACAATGGTCTCATGCTGTTGGTGAGCTCTGCAAGTTGAATCATATAGAAGAAGCTGCAGTTCTCAGCACCTGTAACAGAATGGAAATCTATGTGGTTGCTCTTTCTTGGCACCGTGGAATAAGAGAAGTAACAGAATGGATGTCCAAGGTATATTTTCTTGCCTTGTAATTTGAATATAAGAGTTCACTATAGAATGAATTCAGGTTTTTTTTTGCATAACGTGAAAAAAACAACTTTGCACTTCTTATATGTCTTCAAATTTTGTTTGTAGACAAGTGGAATTCCAGTTTCAGAGCTAAGAGAACATCTTTTTTTGCTTCATGATAGCGATGCCAGTAGGCATTTGTTTGAGGTATCAGCTGGACTCGATTCTCTAGTACTAGGAGAAGGACAAATCCTTGCACAAGTTAAACAAGTTGTGAGGGTCGGTCAAGTCAGCGGAGGACTAGGGAAAAACATTGACAGAATGTTTAAGGATGCCATAACAGCCGGAAAGAGGGTACGCTGTGAGACAAACATAGCGTCTGGAGCAGTATCAGTAAGCTCAGCGGCTGTAGAATTGGCCCTCATGAAGCTCCCGAAACCCCATGGTCAATCAGCCCGAATGCTGGTAGTAGGGGCTGGCAAGATGGGGAAGCTTGCCATCAAACATTTGGCTGCTAAAGGGTGCAAAAAGGCTGTGGTTGTGAACCGGTCAGCGGAACGAGTGGAAGCCATTCGTGAGGAGCTCAACGATATCGAAATCATTTACAGACCTTTCAGTGAAATGCACTCATCTGTTGCTGAAGCTGATGTGGTGTTTACAAGCACAGCATCAGATGTGCCATTATTCCTGAAAGAAGATGTTGAAGTCCTTCCTCCTGCGAGTGAGGATGTGGGGGGCATAAGGCTTTTCGTTGACATTTCGGTCCCTAGGAATGTCGGTTCTTGTGTTTCGAACGTTAAGAATACAAGAGTCTACAATGTTGATGACCTTAAGGAGGTTGTTGAAGCTAACAAGGAAGACAGGTTGAGGAAGGCAATGGAAGCCCAGACAATAATCACTCAGGAGCTCAAGAGATTTGAAGCATGGAGAGATTCTCTGGAGACTGTCCCTACGATCAAGAAGCTAAGAACTTATGCCGATAGAATTAGGTCCTTGGAGCTCGATAAATGCCTACAAAAGGTCGGTGAAGATGCACTGACAAAAAAAATGAGAAAGGCCATTGATGATCTTAGCACAGGTATAGTTAACAAGCTTCTTCATGGTCCATTACAGCACCTGAGATGCGATGGCAGTGATAGCAGGACTCTCGACGAGACCCTCGAAAACATGCATGCTCTCAACAGGATGTTCAGTCTGGACACGGAGAAAACAATCTTGGAGCAGAAGATCAAAGCCAAGGTAGAGAAAATCCAAGCTTGAGAACTTACCCAACAATGTACAGGAAAAGCTCGATACATTTCTGCAGTAAAGATTTGTGAAACTCCATAAACAAACCAACCTTTTGGTCACTTTCACTGCATCTGGATTCTCTGATTCTTTGCTTCACTGCTTCTACAATAAAAGAATCGATGATACTTTGTGTCAGTTTGCATAGAGTTGGCTGATAGTATTGTATTGATATTTCATATTGCATGTATCCTATTGCGGCTGAAGTCCTGTAATTGGTCTC
This region of Zingiber officinale cultivar Zhangliang chromosome 9A, Zo_v1.1, whole genome shotgun sequence genomic DNA includes:
- the LOC122020185 gene encoding glutamyl-tRNA reductase, chloroplastic-like isoform X2, which encodes MKERSSIAVIGLSVHTAPVEMREKLAIPEAQWSHAVGELCKLNHIEEAAVLSTCNRMEIYVVALSWHRGIREVTEWMSKTSGIPVSELREHLFLLHDSDASRHLFEVSAGLDSLVLGEGQILAQVKQVVRVGQVSGGLGKNIDRMFKDAITAGKRVRCETNIASGAVSVSSAAVELALMKLPKPHGQSARMLVVGAGKMGKLAIKHLAAKGCKKAVVVNRSAERVEAIREELNDIEIIYRPFSEMHSSVAEADVVFTSTASDVPLFLKEDVEVLPPASEDVGGIRLFVDISVPRNVGSCVSNVKNTRVYNVDDLKEVVEANKEDRLRKAMEAQTIITQELKRFEAWRDSLETVPTIKKLRTYADRIRSLELDKCLQKVGEDALTKKMRKAIDDLSTGIVNKLLHGPLQHLRCDGSDSRTLDETLENMHALNRMFSLDTEKTILEQKIKAKVEKIQA
- the LOC122020185 gene encoding glutamyl-tRNA reductase 2-like isoform X1, which encodes MAAARGLAIAFPGTAATKAETFHGNRIPNSTSSPVAAGTSLLRFKVGRKGSVRRPSPRCEALVDHEEKAAASISALEQLKLSTDRYMKERSSIAVIGLSVHTAPVEMREKLAIPEAQWSHAVGELCKLNHIEEAAVLSTCNRMEIYVVALSWHRGIREVTEWMSKTSGIPVSELREHLFLLHDSDASRHLFEVSAGLDSLVLGEGQILAQVKQVVRVGQVSGGLGKNIDRMFKDAITAGKRVRCETNIASGAVSVSSAAVELALMKLPKPHGQSARMLVVGAGKMGKLAIKHLAAKGCKKAVVVNRSAERVEAIREELNDIEIIYRPFSEMHSSVAEADVVFTSTASDVPLFLKEDVEVLPPASEDVGGIRLFVDISVPRNVGSCVSNVKNTRVYNVDDLKEVVEANKEDRLRKAMEAQTIITQELKRFEAWRDSLETVPTIKKLRTYADRIRSLELDKCLQKVGEDALTKKMRKAIDDLSTGIVNKLLHGPLQHLRCDGSDSRTLDETLENMHALNRMFSLDTEKTILEQKIKAKVEKIQA